From Saccharothrix espanaensis DSM 44229, the proteins below share one genomic window:
- a CDS encoding VOC family protein, whose protein sequence is MANELTIPLLPCRDIDEMASFYEMLGFSITYRQTRPNPHIALQREDINLHFYGMDGHVPEQSHSTCLIIVQDTGPLFEAFAAGMRAVHGKLLISGIPRMTRPRLRNDRYTGFTVIDPGGNWIRINKAAQEPEARTKLAKAMENAARLADAKGDERQALKILEGALKQTDGSEPELRDAQAYRDELIERITGSGPRPGD, encoded by the coding sequence GTGGCGAACGAACTGACGATTCCGCTCCTGCCCTGTCGGGACATCGACGAAATGGCGTCCTTCTACGAGATGCTCGGCTTCTCGATCACTTATCGGCAGACGCGGCCGAACCCGCACATCGCCTTGCAACGCGAGGACATCAACCTGCACTTCTACGGGATGGACGGCCACGTCCCGGAGCAGTCGCACAGCACGTGCCTGATCATCGTGCAGGACACCGGGCCGTTGTTCGAGGCGTTCGCGGCGGGGATGCGCGCCGTGCACGGGAAGTTGCTCATCTCCGGCATCCCGCGCATGACCAGACCTCGGCTGCGCAACGACCGGTACACCGGGTTCACCGTCATCGATCCTGGTGGCAACTGGATCCGGATCAACAAGGCCGCCCAGGAACCCGAAGCACGCACCAAGCTCGCGAAAGCCATGGAGAACGCGGCACGGCTGGCGGACGCGAAGGGCGACGAGCGGCAGGCGTTGAAGATCCTCGAAGGGGCGCTCAAGCAGACCGACGGCTCCGAACCGGAACTGCGGGACGCCCAGGCCTACCGCGACGAGTTGATCGAGCGGATCACC